tgtttttgttatttgtgCAATAAAATTTCGAAAAACCTAAACTACCTTTTGCTCACTAAATAAAAATACTCCTAAACTACTTTGTTTACTTCAAGAAAACCATCATCTAAAAAATGATTTCCAGTAGTACTACCACGTTACAATGCTATAGTCCATagaaatataaatttgaaaacaaaaatgataTTTGCAAAGAAATCCACTAACACCAATTTAACTTTATATGGTCAAAACCAATTTCATGTGAaccttatatatattttttcaatttcttctcaACTTGTGTCCAAGCCCTTAAATTGTACTGATCATTATAAAAACCAActcaaaataaagaaagaaatcatGTTGACATACTAAATCAATCCTTTTCTAAATTGTTATTCAGCAGTGTTTTAGTCAAgttttagtaattttattgaagtCAAGTTATAGTAGTTTTAGTAGTCTGGAATTGGtaatttattagaaaatttcttatgGTTGTAAGACTTGTTTACCAAGTCATCTAGTCTATAAATGGGGAGTCTTTTATTGTTGTTAGTTGATAAGAGCGAAAATTTGAGAGACTGTTATTATGTGTGATTAGTTGATTTATTCCTCTTCTCCTATACATATTTTTACTAGCGTGAATACCCGTGCTGCGCACGGTGCTTACGttattgaaataaattaaaagattataccattttaatttgaaaaaagttaaaaaattataccaacataattaaaatttaagatttgtCTAACAATAATTCAAAATATGACAAAATCTGTATATCATTCAAGAATTGCATTTTACGGAAGATGGATCTtaaaataataatgaaaatttatattagaaaatgaatgatatatggatagaaataaatgtattgcatgttttatttgatttcaaaatgaaatattTACAAAcattatgcattcgatttgataatcttgtacAAAGGTGCGGACACTTCTTACACCAACAACTTTTAGTATGAAAATTAATATTggtggtttaattaattctattGAATTTTGTAGAGTTCGTACTACAAAAAAAATGTTCAGTAAGACTTGTATTTCTTGGAAGTGAACTTGCTGAatctttttaaaatatttcattggGATCACTATGGTATGAGATTCGTTTTGTgatcagtttttttttctttgtaatcTTGCAGATTTGGAATTAAGATGTCATTGAAATCAATGATGGAACCAATGGGAGCTAATGGAGGCCATAGCCCTCCTccctaaattttaaaaattttaattcatattatgtaaatatttgtgtaaaataAAGTTGGCCCTcataattttttacaattttagtttatcttatgagaatatatatatgtatatatgtgtgcgCGTGTGTGTAAATTAActacatttgaattaatttttttatttaaaaaagttatttattttttataattaaagttaataattgatatttttaaatgtcatatatttaaatagatgaaaattacttcaaaatgaaatacttacaaacattatgcattcgatttgataactTTGTACAAAGATGCGAACATTTTTTACATCAATCAACTTTTAGTATGAAAATCCATATTTGTGGTTTAATTAACTCTGTTGActctgttgaattttgtggagttgatactataaaaaaaatgttCAATGAGACCTGTATTTTTTAGAAGTGAACTTGCTGAacctttttaaaatatttcaatagAATCACCATGGTGTAAAATTCGTTTTGTGATCAATTGTTTTTTCCTTTGTAATCTGGCAGGTTTGGAATTAAGATGCCATTGAAATCAATGATGGAACCAATGGTGGCTAATGGGGACCATAGCTCCCCCCTTCCCcaagtttaaaaaatttaattcatgttgtgtaaatatttgtgtaaaacAAAGTTAGTTCtcctaattttttacaattttagtttatattatgagaatatatatatatatatgtatatatgtgtgagtgtgtgtgtgaattaactacttttgaattatttttttcttaaaaagttatttattttttacttccctttataattaaaattaatatttgattttttaaatgtcatatatttaaataaataaaaattattttgaatataacacataaaaataatttcatgATACTACAAAAAAGTGTTTAGTGAGACCTGTATTCTTAGAAGTGAACTTGCTGAACCTTCTTAAAATATTTGAGTGGAATCACCATAGtgtaaaattcattttgtgatcAGTTGTTTTCTCTTTTGTAATCTTGTAGGTTTGAAATTAAGACGCCATTAAAATCAATGATGGAATCAACAGGGGCTAATGGGGGCCATAGCTCCCCTCTCCCccaacttttaaaaattttaattcatgtTGTGTAAAGATTTGTGTAAAACAAAGTTAGCCCCCCacatttgatatttttagatgtcatatatttaaatagatgaaaattattttaaacataacacataaaaataattatgttaGGAAAAAGTTTAGCCCCTCTAGAAAAAAATCTTGATTTCATCACTGATTGAAATGTTTGTAAGTGAGATTTATCCATGGTGAAAGTATGATACATAATTTTTTTCACTGTATTTAATTTATATAATGACAAATGAAATGGGTAAATTGGATTAGTGATCATCAGTTTTGTGAATGATTATAAGACTAAAATATATTATAACAATAAGATAcgttgaattgtgaaaattgtaatttatAAAGGCTCCTAAATTTTCGATATGTGACTTTAATAGTTGCGAATTTCTTAAATTAACAGTTAGTCATTACTATCAGTGATGTGGTAAGTGTCAATAGTAAATGTGAGACGTGAATTGGAATTTGCAGATATCATTTTACATGGGTGATTATTACCTGTTAGTTAAAATTTAGGCGTtttaattttatggattagCGGGGAAAACTGGGTAGAAATGTGGGAAAAACGTGATGATGATTATAAGATTTGTAGGAGCTGTTATAGGATTAGTTAAGAGATAAACATTTTTTAactataaaaatgtaaaattctattaaaatagcATTCAGACTTTTGACAATTTTGGAAGCTCTTTATCCAAAACCCCCTCTGtcatatatatagatatagatgtgTGTAAATTGCCTCCCCATCTAAATTGGTTTTATGAAATTTATCTCCTATataatttttgtgaaattttctggGTTCTACAAATCATACCCCACTCtatcacaatcacaaaaagtaaaaaaataaacaaaattcaatttactataatttataaattaaaaaatcGCATAGTCATCCAAAAAAAAGAGTAGAGAATGTTCAACAAaggagaaagagaagaaagtgacttttgtttcttctttttaaaattttttgagctCCATTTATTCGGTATGCAAATTATGTATCAAGTGAGGGTTACTATAGTTTTTTTACAGTTGTAAAGAGAGGTAAGTGATATTCTTAAAAGCTTAGGGTGTCAAGTGATATTAGGAGAAACCTCAAGAGACGTTTCTGATATTATCTCTAACTAATGAGAATAGTATACTGAATATTTAATTACCGTCTATAACTCTGTATGATGAACATGCCTGGCACCCCTCCAATTTAACTGTGATTAATTTATAGTCTTATATCTTCGCATAGGGCTTTTCGTTGCTCGGCTTTTTAACTAATTCCAAGTTCAAGTTCTTCAAGTTCTGAAATCAAAGATTACAACTTCGAGAAAGAGTTGAATCGGGCGACCATGGCTACGGATGAAGACAGGCTGCCAGATTAtaaaacccaaaagaaaaaacctACTTCTGATGAAGATAAAAGGTCAAATATTCTTCCGTTTCGTCTTTTCTTTCTCTAATGGTCTGTttgtttatatttatttatttatttatctattacCTTTGCTTATTGCTGTGTAATTTGTTATTGCTTGTGTGTTGATTTAGTAATTCCTTATGCATAGGAAGAAGAAGATTGTGCCGGGAAGTTTGATGAAAGCTGTGATAAGGCCAGGGGGCGGAGAAGTGACCCCTACTGACGGTGATCAGGTTGGTGGATTTTTTGTCTTGAATAGTTTTGTTAGTTGGACGTCGTCTGGCTGTAACTTGCGAGTGCCAACAACCTATTAAGTGTTCCTACACTACTTCCATGACAAAACCATGTCCCCCCTATGATGGTGCCAAATGATGCTTAATAAATTGTGCACCAATATGCAGGTCATTTATCATTGCACAATTCGCACCTTGGATGGTGTTGTTATCCAGTCAACAAGAAGAGAATTTGGAGGTGAGTTCCAGCATCAATTCTGTCATCTTACTGTGGTGGTAAAATTATGATACAAGATAGAAGTCTGGAAAGCAAAAGGGAAGGTTTTAGGAGAAATTAAGAATAGAGGGTTTTAGAACTCTGATTTTTACTAGAACTAGTATTGCAACTGATGGGTCACCTGAAACCTCTTCAGTGCATGTGTTTTTCAGAAGCTAGACTGTTCTCTGGGTTTACTCTAGTTTCTTGCTATGTGAACTTGTCATAACAGTTCTGCTGCTCCTTTGCTGTCTGAATATCCATGCGGATTATTTTGCTACATCTGGAATGGGAGAGCAACGTTATACTGGGCTTCTGGGATATCTTTCTGTTTTTGTTAACTTAATGGTGCAGTTATACCTGGATGTTGTTAAGATATAGTGTTTCCCTTGGTAATAAAACTACTTTCTACATTCCTATTGATTATGAAAGGCTTTTTGTCCTCTTTTGACAGGCAATGGTGCTCCAATTAGGCATGTTTTGGGGAAAAGCAAGATGATATTAGGACTGTTGGAAGGAATCCCTACCATGCTGACGGGTGAAGTTGCAATGGTCTTTATCTCAACCTTCTTTTGTAAAATTGGGATCGAATGGTATTACTGTTGTAGGCCCAAAAAGatgtttcatttttttgggtTGGGCTGTATGTTTTCATTTGTTAAAGATTTTTTAATCTATTGTTGCACACATTGTACCATTATTAATGAGTTCAACCATAATAGACTGTGATGATGTAAAAACTCGTATATCTGGGCTATGACCACAAAGCAATATTTAAAATTCTgcttatttattttgtttcattCTTTAGTTGAAGACTTGGAAGCTTGTGTGGGACGGAGCACTACAGATGTCATATAGGAAAAAAATGTTAAATGACTGAGTTGCAATATTGAAACATATTTGCATGTCAAACCTTTTTTAAAAGTGTAAAATGCAGGTGTGTTCAGGAAATTTGGATTCTTATGCAGTTGCCTGCTACTCCATCTTCTTTTGtaatcattttttaaattttcaggACATTGggaatatttaaatttaattcaaTGACTTAGCTTAGCAAAAACAGAAATCTGACTCATGACATCTGCATTGTAAAGTGCCCAAGGGACGAGAATATTCCAGTTGTTGGCTAGGGCCTAAAAGTGTCCACTACTTTTGAAACATCGTTTGGCTAATCTTTTTAGTTGGATTTGTGATATTGGCTTGCAGTTTAAGATGAAACCTGAAATGCATTACGGGGAGGAGGATTGCCCTGTCTCAGTGGATGATAGATTCCCAAAGGATTCTGAACTTCATTTTGAGATAGAGCTGATAGATTTCTCAAAAGTCAAGGCAAGCATATGTCCATGAGTTGCTAtgttgtatcacttttaaatgtacAAAACTTATGCATGTCACTCTGATTTCTTGATGTTTCAGCAAAGAATTGTTGTATTGAATTGCTCTCATAGTCCTCTCGTCAATTACTGGTATTAAGTGTGAGAATATCTTTCTGTACAATGTCCTTAACCATGGTAATTTGCTGATGGCTTCATTAATATATGCCTGTACTTGGTCTAGAAAACTCTTGTAGAATAAGTTGTTCATTTGAGCCGCCAAATTCAAGACAAATGAAACAATACCTCAATGGTTCGTTTTCCCATGACAAGTCGGTTTCTGTATTGTCTTCCAGTATGTGTGTGCTTGtttttatataatatttctCAAGTAATACTCAAACCAAGTCTGGATATTGGTGTTTAATCCTCGTGCAATCTGTTATTCTATTGGATATTGTTGGTTATTCTATAAGTTTGACTGCACTGTTGGTTTTGAGTCCTTTCGGATGATTTATATAGATGTTTTAGCATTTCTTATAGTATATTGAGGATGATAATGAAGCCTAGAGAATGGATTATAAAGTAAAAAGCACTTGGTCAACTATTTTACCAATGCGATTTTATAGTTAAAAGTTTCTCTATGGAATCCAACTATATTTTTGTTAGTGTGTTTGGGCATTTGTGTCTTCTCGTCTCTCCTTTTGCTGTCTAATATCTTACACTTTGTTATTTTCCTACATGTCTTCTTCAGGATATAAGTATGTGATGTCTGGCCCTCAGATCCCATCTAATTCTGCTAAGATGTGCTCCAATCTTTTGAATTTTCAGGTAATCAGCGAAGATTTGGGAGTGTTGAAGAAGGTGAAATTGGCAATCAGCTTCAAAATTTTGTAAATTCTTCAATGTTTCCATTTTAGGTGCAGTTTGCATCGTTAGTCAACAAATAATCTACTAAAGGCATGGCAATAGGAAATGTAAATAATACTGCAAGAGAGATAGCCTGTCGGGTTCAGTGTACTCACCACATTTTGGAAAGGATTAGTTGAAAGAGTGTGATGGAGTTTTGCTAATCAAGTACtcgaaaaagaaataaagaaatacTTTTGTTCACCTGCTTTGCAAGCTAAGTGAATATAACAGCTCTCAAGGATTTTTCTTTTACTAAATGCTTAAGAACTTGCtctatttggaatcaagtagtTGACAAGAACTTGCTCTATTTATGTTAAGCAAAACAAAATCTTGCAGGAGTGGTGAATGTCGGAGGAAATTAGTTTAGATGCTAACCAAAGTAGGTTATTAATATTGGTTGTGATAACAAACTTCAGGCGATTGGGGTCGAAGTAGTTGGAAAAGCTTATGGAAAGAAGTACAAAGCAAATGAAACCAAAGTTGATTTTTGTTAGTGCATTTCACAAGTTTAGTggtttttatcttctttttcctGACCAGGTTATAGATGAAGGACAGGGCTGGGAAACACCAAGGGAGCCATATGAAGTAAAAGCTTGGTAGGAATTGATTGTTGCCTTTCTTGATTGCTATGTGTGTCATATTCGTCTTTACCATGATCATGTTGTAGTCGATATTTGATAATTGACATTGGCGAAACTGGAATATTATCTTTGTTTCTAGGATTTCAGCAAGGTCAGGGGAAGGAAAAATGGTCTTGTCACGTGCTAAGCAACCAGTGCATTTTACTTTGGGAAAATCTGAGGTGAGTTTTATACCATTTTgttccatttcttttctttatggTTCATGCTTAATTATCTTGATTCTTGTTCTTCCTGTGTATCTATTCCTATGTCATCTCTTTACAaaataagcattttactgagtTCTCCACATTTGTGAAATTACTATCCTAGTTactcatttcttttctttattttcttcctAAAATTTCAGTTCCTATTTGCCTGTGTCATGACAACTCACTCAAACTTATTCTTATATTCTTGTGTATTTTGACATAGATACCTAAAGGGCTTGAAATGGGAATAGGAACAATGTCACGTGGTGAGAAGGCAGTAATTTATGTTACTGGTCAACATATAACGGAAACTCCTCTGATTTCTGCTTTAGGAGGAGTGGAAGAAATTTATTTTGAGGTGGAACTTGTCCACTTTGTTCAGGTAGAAATTGAGTTTCACAAACCTGTAGTCGTTTAATATATTCATTAGTTTGCCCAGAGCATGCCGCGCATGTTTGTTTTTTAACATGTATATGTGTCGATAATCATATTTGTGTACTTGACTGTGGCTGAGATGATGtcttcaaatttaaattttataggAGCCTTAATCCCTTCTCTTTCCCCTCTGTTTTTCTTGGAGTTGTTCCATGACGCTCCAGCAGTAGTACTTTGATGTGTTTGATTGAATGTTAGTATATAAATTTCTGATAGTTGGAGTTTGAAATGGTTaaattttgctcttttttcaTTGAATCATGAATGTCATCCTTCTTGTCTATGGGGAATGACTAGGGACTTCTTGGATCTTCAAAAATTAATTCTACTAAATGGCATTCCGAATAATCACATTTCATTATGTCCATGAATCATGGGAAAGCATGCCTTGTTAATGCGGTATTGCAATCTATTATGGTAGCGAAATGACAGAGGATGTTCTAACTTCTGGTTGTGGCATTTGTAGGTCCGTGATGTGCTTGGAGATGGACGCCTTATCAAGCGTCGCATTCGTGATGGAAGAggtttgcttttcctttttctacattttggAGATCGGCATTATATGTTTTTGCATATTTTGAACTTAGAACCTCTTATGACATATTGTTATTTGTCAAATCCGAGATCTGATGAACTTTTAGACAATTCAAAGACATCCATAGTTTCATTTTGGGCCTGAATGTTTACGCTCATATTTCCTGTGAAATATAGCGCTGAATTTCTGACTGCTTATCCTGttatatttcctttttttttgtgtgccTCCCTCCAACTATCAAGTCTCTATGTGTGTAAATATGCATATAAGCTACAAATGAATGGTTAAAAGGGTATCTCGATGACTTTGTCATATCTTTACAGGAGTTTCAAGGTTTTATCTGATTTTGACTAAATAATAACGTCTTATGCTTTTCTTAACTCTTCATGGTTAGGTGAATTCCCCATGGATTGCCCTCTTCATGATAGCTTATTACGTGTCCATTACAAAGGCATTCTTCTTAATGGGGCAAAGACAGTTTTCTATGATACAAAAGTTGATAATCATGGGCAGCCTCTGGAGTTCAGCTCTGGGGAAGGGCTTGTAAGTCAAGTTACTATACACAAGCACACATTTCAAATGTCTCTTTTTCTAGTCTGTCCTTCCCCCACCCCTCTCCCCTCTACTATCCTCAAATCGGTTTAGGTATCTAGTTCCATGCCTTGCATAGATGCAAGGGAGGACACCGCACTGAGTTATTGATCTTATGTTTAAGTCTGATTGCAAATTTCATCTTCTGCAATGTGTGTAGGTACCTGAAGGGTTTGAAATGTGTGTTCGTCTGATGTTGCCTGGAGAGTTAGCTCTTGTCACATGTCCTCCTGAATATGCCTATGACAAGTTTCAAAGGTTATAACAAATTTGCTTAGAAAAAATGTTTTGCATGAGAATGATAGTAGTCTTTACACAAAAGTAAAATTACTCAATGGGTAACCTCAGACTTCATGGTAAATAGAGAAGTTGCCTGTGTGGGGCTAAGGCCATAAAAACCTAGGCACTCCCAGACCTCATTGGCAGGAACCTCAAGCATTGGGTTGGGCCTGCTATGTATAATCTGAAAATGCATGGGTAGTCCTTAATATTTTAGCTTTATGTCTTTCTTTCTGAAACTTCATGCATTATTGCACAGCATCCTTTTGACATTTCTTCTAACATTATCATTAGGCCAGCTAATGTTCCTGAAGGTGCACATATCCAATGGGAGattgagcttcttgaatttgAGATGCCAAAGGTAACTAAGTGATACATGTATTCTTTTGTGAAAACTTAAAGAAGAATCTTATTACTATAGATGTATGTTGTATCATGGATTTATGACATTTCTAAGGAGCATCTAGTTTCTGAGGATTAGATTGAAAAGAATGATTGGTCATTCATTGTAAATTAACAGAATTGTAGACCATAAAAGCAAATTGGAGAGTATGGTAACTGCTACACTGGGGACTAGGGCTATAAACGAATTGATTAAATTGAACTTTAGCTCGAATTTGAACTCTAATCCTATATGAGCTCAAAATCTAAGCTCAAGTTCTATTTGATTTAACATTCAATGGATTTGAGCTCAATTCGAGAGCTCGAAAATTTATtcagttcttcaatttttatatTATCACGAATACATATATAATATctatatgataaaataataaatatataattttataaaaatattattaaattattttatataaaaatattaaaaattatttgaatcaAATCAAGCCTTAACAAGCTGAATATCTacgagttcgagctcgatttGATACTATAAATGAATCCTAATTCCTATTTgaattcgagctcgagttcgttGAAAATCGAACTCAAATCAAACCCTAAACGAATCAAGCCTGAACTGTTCGTTAAGGGCTTGGTTCGTTTACAGCCCTACTGAGGACATGACCAGCAAAAAGAGTCAGGGTTCTATGCTTTCTTCATTTAAGTTTGGGTGGCATTGTGAAACCTTAAGTAGCAGATAGGTTAGTGGAGAATGAATAGACAGTTTTTTATGGTCCAAATGGGCTGACTTTCTGATTATAAACTTGTTGATAGAGAACTCCTTTTTAGAGTTTTATCTTTCTGTTGGGCATAAGAAAGTTAAGGAAACGGGCAGTGGAGGACCCATAGATCAATGCCTCTTTAGTTCCCTCTATTATGTTTCTAGAATTAGTAACATaaaaattttatcatatttggttCAATGATGATACCAACCAGTTAAGTTTTGGTGTATGCATCGAACAGGCTGACAGTCTCATTTGACTTTAATATTTTCATGTTTCTCATTGTGCATCCTCCTGTTGCATTAAATGATTAAGTCTTATTTGACAAGATTTTTGGTTGCAGGACTGGACTGGTTTCAACTTCAGGCAGATAATGGAAGATGTTGAGAAGATCAAAGGCACGGTATGATTTTAATCTAGTTGGACAGGTTCTGAGGAATATTATTTTCAGCCTTTTCAGTACTATTTGTTCATATTGTCTTTTTCCTTGTCAATGTATATTATTTGTTTTACCACTGCTGCTATCCATTATTATCATCATTTCTTGTGATTAGCATTGTATGAGAATTATCAGTTGTCCTCATCTGTCATTGTGGTTATTAGTTAATAGATGCCATGCACTATTCTAAGTGACTTTGACGGTCATTTCAGTGTCCACAGTCGAATTATTATTTCCACATGGTCTATTGAAGGGCCTCATTTAAACATGACTTCACTTAGAGTGAATTTCTATCTATTAGGGCAGGCTTTTGAGACTTCTTGCATGCATAACAATATGTATTGTCCAAATGAAGCTCATTTATTCTGTATACCCTTTTCAGGGTAACAGGCTTTTCAAAGAAGGAAAATATCAACTTGCCAAGGCAAAGTATGAGAAGGCATGTGGTAACTCATTCAGTCTTGATAACTTTATGTTTTATCAACTTATAGAGCATTCATTGTTCAAATATAAGCTTGCATTATGTGTCTTGTTTATTTGGAAATCAGATACTACTTTTGTTGGTTTTATGCAACTAGTTTTGTTCTTCTGTCCCACCTTACGTAGTTGCAGTTCTTGCTGATAAAATCAGGATAAATAGCACGTGGTGACCCTTTTTTTCCTTAAAGTAGTTGCTAAGAAGTTATGTTGAACTGAATGAAGATCTAGAACAGTGGTGTTGGGTTCTTTTTGGCAGGTACTGCGAGAATTTAAGCATGTTAATCCTCAAGATGATGACGAGGGAAAAGAATTTTCAGATACAAGAGTAAGAGTGCTTATATCTGCTTGCTACTTTAATAGACATGTCTCTCtggattgatgacattttcaaCGCGTAGCTTTCACATTATCTAGAATAGTCGGTCTCTAATGGCGTTCTCTGGTTGAGTTGTTCCAGAATCTGTTGCATCTAAATGTGGCTGCATGCTTCTTGAAAATGGGAGATTGCAGGAAGTCTATTGAGGAATGCAACAAGGTAAATAACTTGCCTCCGAAATTAAAAGTTTCCCAGATGTATGAAAAAGATGCGTGTTAGTGTTCTACTGAAACCTCTTAGTTTAAGTTTGATCACTCTGGGTGATTTCATTCCAAGTCAAACTTTGCTCTGACAACTGATTTGTAATGCAGGTATTGGATGCAAATCCTATTCATGTGAAAGCTCTCTATCGACGTGGAATGGCCTACATGACAGCTGGAGATTTTGAGGAGGCAAGAAATGATCTTAACAAGGTAATTGTGTCTTCTATGTTAATAATAGTTGGGTACCATAGCTATATACCTCCTCAAGTTGCATTTTGGATTGCTATGCAGATGATGAGTATTGACAAGTCATCTGAGCCTACTGCAAAAGCAGCTCTTCTCAAACTTAAAAAGGAAGAACAGGTTGGTTGATTTACAAATTGTGTGTTAACATTGCtttcttaaaattttaattGCATACTTGGATGCAAAGCAGGAAGTGCATAGGCGGGCTAGCTACCAGTTTAAGGGACTCTTTGATAAGAATCCTGGAGAAATTTCAGAAGCTGGAGtaggagagagagaagaaattGCTACTGAGAACAACAATGATGAACATCATCATGATTTAGTTAATAATAACGAGCAGGATATTGAGCAGGTTGCTGCTCCAACTCGTCTGAGTTTTATGTTGGGATTGTTGCCTAAAGTCAAAAGACTTTTCACTGCTGTGGGGCTCAACAGGTGTACAATATTGTGAGTTGTGAATCTAAATATCTTGGGTGAGAGATCTTCGTTTCTATGGTTCCAGATTTCCATTGAATTTTTACCCATTTATGCTTAACAGGACGCCTGATCTATCGAGGTCTTCTGGGATTGGGTCATGTCAATCAACTGTTATAAATTATTCATTGTCCTTAGTGTCATTAATTGTTTAATATGATGAAGAAAGGTAAACAAACTGCtttgtgagagagagagagagagattgacGGACATTAGCTAGCTTATTCCGTGGATAACTCTAAACTTGTAATTTGTGTTCCTTCACTAATATTAGTAGCTTTCGCAAAGGCTTTTGTTTACTCATGAGATGAAATTGGACTctcattataggccattgcaTTATTTTGTCGAGTAAACTTGAATTTCGGATCCAAATCCATATCCTGACAGTCACCTAAGTATCAATTCGCATTTAACAGTTCATAATCCAATTCCTGACTGTCACCTTAGTATCGGTCTGCATTTAACAGTTTATAGTCCTATTTACGATTTTTTGGGCGAGAAAAATTGGAAAGGTACAGAAATATGTGAACGGGAACTCAAAGC
This sequence is a window from Coffea eugenioides isolate CCC68of chromosome 7, Ceug_1.0, whole genome shotgun sequence. Protein-coding genes within it:
- the LOC113778714 gene encoding peptidyl-prolyl cis-trans isomerase PASTICCINO1 isoform X1, coding for MATDEDRLPDYKTQKKKPTSDEDKRKKKIVPGSLMKAVIRPGGGEVTPTDGDQVIYHCTIRTLDGVVIQSTRREFGGNGAPIRHVLGKSKMILGLLEGIPTMLTGEVAMFKMKPEMHYGEEDCPVSVDDRFPKDSELHFEIELIDFSKVKVISEDLGVLKKVIDEGQGWETPREPYEVKAWISARSGEGKMVLSRAKQPVHFTLGKSEIPKGLEMGIGTMSRGEKAVIYVTGQHITETPLISALGGVEEIYFEVELVHFVQVRDVLGDGRLIKRRIRDGRGEFPMDCPLHDSLLRVHYKGILLNGAKTVFYDTKVDNHGQPLEFSSGEGLVPEGFEMCVRLMLPGELALVTCPPEYAYDKFQRPANVPEGAHIQWEIELLEFEMPKDWTGFNFRQIMEDVEKIKGTGNRLFKEGKYQLAKAKYEKACVVLGSFWQVLREFKHVNPQDDDEGKEFSDTRNLLHLNVAACFLKMGDCRKSIEECNKVLDANPIHVKALYRRGMAYMTAGDFEEARNDLNKMMSIDKSSEPTAKAALLKLKKEEQEVHRRASYQFKGLFDKNPGEISEAGVGEREEIATENNNDEHHHDLVNNNEQDIEQVAAPTRLSFMLGLLPKVKRLFTAVGLNRCTIL
- the LOC113778714 gene encoding peptidyl-prolyl cis-trans isomerase PASTICCINO1 isoform X2, producing MATDEDRLPDYKTQKKKPTSDEDKRKKKIVPGSLMKAVIRPGGGEVTPTDGDQVIYHCTIRTLDGVVIQSTRREFGGNGAPIRHVLGKSKMILGLLEGIPTMLTGEVAMFKMKPEMHYGEEDCPVSVDDRFPKDSELHFEIELIDFSKVKVISEDLGVLKKVIDEGQGWETPREPYEVKAWISARSGEGKMVLSRAKQPVHFTLGKSEIPKGLEMGIGTMSRGEKAVIYVTGQHITETPLISALGGVEEIYFEVELVHFVQVRDVLGDGRLIKRRIRDGRGEFPMDCPLHDSLLRVHYKGILLNGAKTVFYDTKVDNHGQPLEFSSGEGLVPEGFEMCVRLMLPGELALVTCPPEYAYDKFQRPANVPEGAHIQWEIELLEFEMPKDWTGFNFRQIMEDVEKIKGTGNRLFKEGKYQLAKAKYEKVLREFKHVNPQDDDEGKEFSDTRNLLHLNVAACFLKMGDCRKSIEECNKVLDANPIHVKALYRRGMAYMTAGDFEEARNDLNKMMSIDKSSEPTAKAALLKLKKEEQEVHRRASYQFKGLFDKNPGEISEAGVGEREEIATENNNDEHHHDLVNNNEQDIEQVAAPTRLSFMLGLLPKVKRLFTAVGLNRCTIL